The following nucleotide sequence is from Megalops cyprinoides isolate fMegCyp1 chromosome 19, fMegCyp1.pri, whole genome shotgun sequence.
tgccaccgttgccttaggcttaggctctcagggggtctcaggcctgggatgaatgtaaagctgctttgtgacaacttgtgttgtaaaaatcgctatacaaataaaattgaattgaattgaattggtaTTAACTCACCCCAGCCCTACTTAGGCTCAGCTGCTTAGCACAATAAGGTTACAGGCCCAGATGGCTACTATAATACAAAGTGCTAGTCTTAGTACTAGTATTAATATTAGTCTTTAATATTGTAGATATTTGAACTTTGAAAGAATGTGTTGTGATTCAATAACTTTCAATACatacctacctgaactcactgctgcaaccctacACTCCCCTACCGAACGgtgtctggtggtcccatcGCATCACGGCATAAAATCACTATAAAGGACTTTCTGCATcattgtcccccaatggtggaatgaacttccacacttcaacCGTTCTGCAGAGTCCCtgtctgtcttcaagaaacatccaaagacacagctcttccgctgTCACCTGAGTATCTGAAACACcaccccctaaaggaacttctcatgtctcaaactgtctcctactaaactataaaataaaattataaaaaagtaATCGAATGGTTTAACACACCTGTGAGCTTTACCTACTAGTTTGTACCTTtcctggccaaccattgaaacctggtcatgcagtgcttctaatattgttgactctgcgtggtttttctgttgtgttgtattgtacctcacttgtaagtcgctttggataaaagcgactgccaaatgaataaatgtaaatgtaatttacaaatTTTGGATTAATTTTGAACACTGATGTGGGAGGGACCTCTCTGCACATGTAACTGAATGATTTCATAACTGAGATATTTCCTTGTAATGGCTTTGCAATGGCTTCAATGACTTTgcttacacacatacaacaatTGCATACACAATTTTCATCAAATTAATAAATTGCCTTCCTCCGAGTTACTTTAGAACCTGTGAGAGAGTTTCAttgttattgaaaatgtttttggccATTAATGATAAAACTGCATAAAGTATGAGGCATTAATATCAGGCGTGACAAAGTATTGAAGTGAAGAAGTTGTAATCAGTGCAAAGTAATGAAGCCTTGAACCAAGTGTCAGACAATTTCCATTACATACACAAGGCAATTGAgctgattaaatattaaaatgtgtttcgTTATCAGCATTTTTAAGGGGCATGGAGTGATAACTTGAATTAACAGTGGGATTTTTCAAACTATGGGAAATGTGTAGAGCATAAGTGTTAGTCACTGTAGATATCTTGGACTGCTGAAATGGTAGAGGTGTGGATAAGAATTCTCAGAATGTAAGCTGGGTGATGCTTTCATTAATTCACCAATCACTCTGAATGGAGACACTGAAGGGATTCATTACTGTTAGAAGAATTGGGGATGATGTAACTGCCACAAATTAtagtttgctttttaaaaataaccaaTTTCACTAAACTTGTTCATTTGCAAGATGCGAATGTTTGGTATTGATCTGTAGTTTACTTTCCTTATTTTGACACACCCATCCTCTTATTTGTTACTACAGTTCATCGATTTCGCCGGTCTCAGTATTTGCAAGGCGCAGTGAATTGTCTGCACCGGGACCAATTAACTACAAGCGTGTGACCACATTGAGTTTGGGGACATTGTGTTCCTTTGTTGGCAAAGGTGTTACTCAACGTGTACATACTTACCAAACTGTACATTTACGTTGTCGTCGAAGGTGGAGCGGCCCCTTTAACGTCCTCTTGCAGCCgtacatttgtcattttatggtCGCCACCCCAGCGAGCGTGTCACTTTGCTCCACAGATCACCGTTAATACCATCAGTTTCTGTGTGCAAGGTCTGCCCGGGAGCAAGCAATACTGAAAgatacactgaaaatacagGACTGGCAAATGCAGCTCGGTAGGCAACTGACACCTCCACGACGCGCACGGTAAACTGACACTTGTTCGCCACATTGGATAGACAGCTCGCAACCATGAAGAAGAACCACAGTCCGGCCAAAGCACCGGCTCCGGCAGAAGTCAATATGTCAGACTACGAGGTTTCTGTGCAACAGCTCAACGATCTGCTGTCGGACGGCAATGGGTTATACTGCTTGCCAACCAAACATTTCAACGAGGTTTTCCCCAGGATTTACGTAGGAAACGCGtaagtagttttttttcttcatgaaatatgacatttgtTCACGTATTCCTTCGCAGAGCCCGTATTTATTTTGAAGACCGACAATATCACTTGGTCGTCTTTGGCAACGCATCTCCGTCTGGTTCAACTCAAACATGGGAAGGTGCTGgatattcaacaaaaaaaacaacaggggaaaaacaatATAGGAAGTAATTGTGTGGATTCATCGCCATGCTTTGCATAAACACGAATTAGTCAGTTTCAGAAACAAGAGAGTGACAATTAACTATTGGATTGAACACCACGAACCcactgttatttcatttttatcctCTCATTACTGCCATGTATCTATACAGATGAGGGATTGGATAAATCACTGAACAATAATATTCAACCATGCCACCTTCTTGACTACACGTGCTGTTCATAGCTAAGTtgttatttatgaatgattcattacacaaaatgtaaattaatcGAATGACCGCTACATTGAGCGTATTGAAATTAATCACCTGAAACTGATAgctgcagatgcttttaacccttaattttataatgaataattattaacaattttataattattttacaatacaacCGATACAAGGGGTTGTGTGGTGTATTGTTACATTGCAAGTGAAATAGCAGACCTTGTCAATTAATACCGTATTTGcaagtatttgtatttgcaatCTATATCTGGATTCACATCCAGAATTGTTGCTTTTTCTCTGTTACAGCATACAATCTCTCAAAATAAATCTTGATATatcaaagaaatacattaatgtacattttatttaaatttactatATTTATTAATCTACAAGCAAAACCTGGTTTCTGGTTTCAAGACCTTCTTTGTTCTGTAtggttaatatttttaataggttgactttttgtttatttttttgtatgtgtatatgttattAATCTGTAACTGGAGATATAGATCTTGCGTGTATATATAGAACTGAGAGATTTAAAATAGCACTCTGGCATAAAAGGCTTTATTCCCTTGGTAAACTATCAAATTAAAATCTTTTTGAGGGCACGCTCTTTCTACAACCCCCATCTTGCGTTCACACagcatccctccctctcccacacactccaaATGGACAAGGTTTATTCATTAGAATGCCCgttctctcatgcacacacaatcatacacacacaatgatgcacacacatgtacacactcatgcacacacacgctaaaAATCAGCTGAAGGATTCAGCTCCCAAAGGGTGTCCTTGACGCTTGTGAAGAGACAGACATACTAAACCCAATTTTCAAATTAAGGCTGTtggtgaataataataataataataataataataataatgtgtaataaGTGTTGATTCATATTATTAAGCAAGTGGAGGCACtgattattataaaaataataagcaaGACATTCACCTCTTGACCTGTAGCTCAGTTGAAATGCCAGTGTTGCTATGTTGTTGATAAACTGCAGAAACTGGTATAGCACGTTTATAGATAAAGTCACTTTATGTAGACAGACAGGGATGCAAAGTTGGCTAGCCACCATAACAATTCTTTTCACCTCCAAAATAAAGTGACATCTTTGTTGGCTAACACGCTCTTGTCATGTGAACAATCCCTTTGTGAACCCCTGATCTATATTATAGGATTGAATTACCACGGCCAGGCAGTTTTTTGCCCTCGAGCACTTTCACCTCAGGCATCAGGTTTCAGTTCCTAATCCCATTGATCTGATTGGTCAATTCTCTGGCTTACTCTGATGACTCAGATCACAATGTTTGAACAGACTCCAGGAGTGGCACAGAAATGGCAAAGAATGATGAGTCTACacatcacaaatgcacatgGGAACTTTCAAGGAATTATGAGCAGGTTTGTCCCCGTGAAGATATCCAGTGTTTTGTCAATATAATGGAATATAATATGTGCTGATAGGTTTTGAGAACACATAGGTGACAAATTAACCCATTCTCCTTTTTCCCCACCCCACTTATATAACAGCACCCCCTTCCCCATATGTACACAGAAAGTATGTATCTTTGTATGTACTGCAGtgttataaatgcatgtatgACACCAGTGGCTTTAATTaaggtgtttgtgttcatgttcatcTACAAAGGAGTAATGGACCTCATTTAGCCTACATATGGTGCAGTGTCCACATATGTAGCTTTGGATAAATCAACAGCAAGCAAAATGCCCAGACTATGATTTATTTACTCTTTGCTGTGGTGCAGGTTTGTGGAATGGTATAAGTGTTTGTGGTACCCTGGGGTCACAGATGCATGATGGGATATTGCCATAAGTAGGCATTTGGGAAATGTACCTTGTACTTTCAGTGAGTTAGCTTGCTGTGTGGAAATGGAGGAATGAATTATTGACAGGCAAGCATCGGCAAAGCATCGGCAAAGCAGTTATGAGTGGAAGGGGCACATGCAGgctacacactctcacatacacttgcaaacacaaatgcatacatactgtacacacgcacacacacacacacggtggaCCAGCCAGGTGCATTTGGAAAATATAACTGTGCCATGTTCAGCTGATGTACAGGACAGAGTTTCATTGAGTTAGTGTAAGTGATGGGCCCAGATCAATGTATAACGTATGGCAGGCAGTTGCCCGATTACGCATCGAgtcattgacaaaaaaaaaaaatgggatgTGGAGACTGAGGGGAACAAGCCCCTTAAGATGAGACATAAAAAATCATGGTGACAGATCCAGTATTGGATAGGGTCCTGCTGCCCACTCACTGGTGATGAGAAATGAACCAAGGCCACATCatcggcggggggggggggggggggggggggttcatgcAGAGCATGATGGGATATGTCAGCACTGTGATTTATATCTGCAAAATTACCAGACAGTACTTTGGTTGTGCACCCTCAAATAAGACTGTGTGTTGAAGTGGATGGCAGTGGATGACAATAGCTGGATGCACTTCATATGTAGATACAGATGAGCAGGTGCTGGTCATGTTTATCCAGGGGGACAGAAAGAAGACAAGAAACAGTGTTGCATAAAGAATATGgacctctcttcccctcctctctcagggcTCTATTTTGAGATACTGTGTGCCCACGTCCGTTTAAATGCCTCTGGGCAGCAGCCAGAATCTCCCCCATGTATCGAGTGCTCTGCTGTACCACGCATGCAGCATAACTTCGACGGACACCTCCGCCGCCTAAAAATGGCCCAAGGATTTGTTCCACTCAAACTCCATCCATAATGCATGCTGGACTGTGCAGGGGTCTGGCAGGGTGGGGGTGAAAAATTGACATATgggaagcagagagcagaagcAGAAATGGCCTCTGAGctgcctcacacacaaacccacagtcAGACTTTCAAGTTTAAAGATGCACTTTTGCGTTTGAAGCTCGCTCTTGCACAGTAATAACTTGAAGTGTTTCAGAAGCATTGCACAGACGTGTTGGGAGAACTCCGACCAAGCCAATGTTTGTCTACATGGCTGCGTGGTTTCCCGGGAATGCAGTGGAGTTCTCACGGCTGATCACAGCATTCCGCATTCAGAGGCTCTGTGGGAACCTTAGATGCTGAGCTGGTTTGTCATTTATAACTTCAAAAGACAGTTCCTGAATGAGAATACCACTGGATctaaattcaaagaaaatgttgCTTGGAACAATTTTCAGTTGGAGTTTGATTAAAGCTAGcaagcaggttttttttcccctgtcagtTTTAAATCTACTCTGTTTTGGACTGTTTAACATCCAGTAGAGTTTTAGGTCACTGTAAATTCTACCCTCTTGTCAACCACATATCTGAGAAATGCATACAAATTTTAGAAAACTAATAACTGAACATTTTATCTAAAGTCAATGACAGTCTGGTAATACCAGTGGCACAATGTGTAGACAGCTCTGCTTACATTCAGGACCATGTTTCcagggaggaacagagaggcaATGCTTTCTTTCACTTTCCAGGTTGAAAATCACATTGTAAGTTttgtgtaagtttttttttttctcaaaatgaagTAATCTGCCTGTAGCTGTCAGGTGAACAGTGCCCCAGCATAGCAGCTCACCCGTGATTGGCCCGGCTGACCTGTGCTTCCTGCCTGCCCCGCAGGTTTGTGGCCCAGAACATTATGCGACTTCAGAAGCTGGGAGTGACGCACATTCTCAACGCTGCTGAGGGAAACTCCTTCATGCACGTCAACACCAATGCCGAGTTCTACGCCGGCTCCGGCATCACCTACCATGGCATGCAGGCCAGCGACACCGACCACTTCGACCTCAGCGTCTTCTTCGAGGAGGGGGCCGACTTCATTGAGAAAGCCCTGGCATACAAGGATGGAAAGGGTAGGACCGGCATCATGCCTATATGTGTGCCAAACTGTATGCCTTACATGTGAGCCACTTGTCTTGAATATGTGCCATTGTCTGGGCACTGTATGGTGGTacccattaaaataaatgaacagaaacataaatgtaataGCTCCGAAGTGATACAAGTAAGTATCTTACATTTATTATGTCTATTATATTTTGTAGATTTTTAGCGGTATTCTCATTACGCCCCTTTCTGAATTCACTGTTATTCACATTCAATGCCTGAACTTTGCTTCGCTCTCATATTTTTTCTGATTGCTCTGATTTTGCCTTCTAAAAGCCCATCATTTTACCTCTTAAAGTCCAGGATTAGGCCTTTAATATTCTAGCTCTTTAAAAGTTATAATTTAGGTCTCTAATGCATATAGTTcctcagatttgtttttatacaGGGATTGTTTGAAATAGCTTATGTATTAATTATGGTTCCATGCTTTATTTAActggagtggagagagagcaggcagctGGAAGAAGCAGTCTGTGGAACAGTGTTGGGCTGCCCCTGATGCAGTGagctgcagagcacagaaacaggGCATGATCACATAGAGGGCGGCTCACCTGTCATCCCAAGGGCGAGTACCGCAGCGCATCGAGTTTCAGGTGCTCCGCGGAGCTG
It contains:
- the LOC118793949 gene encoding dual specificity protein phosphatase 3-like, with amino-acid sequence MKKNHSPAKAPAPAEVNMSDYEVSVQQLNDLLSDGNGLYCLPTKHFNEVFPRIYVGNAFVAQNIMRLQKLGVTHILNAAEGNSFMHVNTNAEFYAGSGITYHGMQASDTDHFDLSVFFEEGADFIEKALAYKDGKGKVYVHCREGYSRSPTLVIAYLMLCHKMDVRTALSMVRQKREIGPNDGFLRQLCQLNERLVREGKIKAK